One Parageobacillus sp. KH3-4 genomic region harbors:
- the gntK gene encoding gluconokinase — MKAKQQIVIGVDIGTTSTKAVAFGEQGRTLASHAMDYPIIQQHPGWAEQDPEEIFSAVVQTVNGVISKLNIASSQVKAIGFSAAMHSLMALDVSGRPLTRCIIWADNRSVGQADRLLREWNGLDIYKRTGTPIHPMSPLPKLLWLKEEQLDVFRQAHKFVSIKEYVLYRLYGQYVVDYSIASATGLFRLDTLDWDADVLEFLGITRAQLSSLVPTTHILRGMKKELAEQMGLHPDVPVVVGASDGVLANVGVGAILPGEAAITIGTSGAVRTISPVQKTDEKGRTFCYALSPNHWVVGGPTNNGGILLRWLRDEFGSQEREVAKKLGIDPYDLLTKYAERVPAGSEGLLFLPFLSGERAPYWNANARGTFFGISLHHKREHFIRAVMEGVCMSVFSVALAIRDVTGPLSEIRVSGGFAKSPFWRQMLADMMGKELLVPETHEASALGAAALALYALGDIPSLDTVKTWVHILSRHVPNEKNTLIYSELFDMYMRLYDRLKDEFDVIASFQRKDSALCVMTKSV; from the coding sequence ATGAAAGCAAAACAACAAATTGTAATTGGCGTCGATATCGGAACGACGAGCACAAAAGCGGTGGCGTTTGGCGAACAAGGGCGGACGCTTGCCTCCCACGCGATGGATTATCCAATTATACAACAGCATCCAGGCTGGGCGGAGCAAGATCCGGAAGAGATTTTCTCCGCCGTTGTCCAAACTGTAAACGGTGTCATCTCTAAGTTGAATATTGCTTCTAGCCAAGTGAAGGCGATCGGATTCAGCGCGGCGATGCATTCTTTAATGGCGCTCGATGTATCAGGGCGCCCGCTTACCCGTTGCATCATTTGGGCCGATAACCGCAGTGTCGGACAAGCGGACCGCCTTTTACGGGAGTGGAACGGACTGGATATTTACAAGCGAACTGGAACACCGATTCATCCGATGTCGCCGCTTCCGAAACTGCTTTGGCTGAAGGAAGAGCAGCTAGACGTATTCCGGCAGGCGCATAAGTTCGTGTCCATTAAAGAATATGTCTTGTATCGGCTATATGGCCAATATGTTGTCGACTATTCGATCGCTTCGGCAACAGGTCTGTTTCGTTTAGATACGCTTGACTGGGATGCAGATGTTCTTGAATTTCTCGGCATTACGAGGGCGCAGTTATCAAGTTTAGTACCAACGACGCACATATTGCGGGGGATGAAGAAAGAATTGGCCGAGCAAATGGGCTTGCATCCGGACGTCCCTGTCGTTGTCGGAGCTAGTGACGGGGTGCTTGCCAACGTCGGCGTCGGGGCGATTTTGCCAGGGGAAGCAGCGATTACGATTGGAACAAGCGGCGCGGTGCGTACGATTTCCCCTGTACAAAAAACGGATGAAAAAGGGCGGACGTTTTGTTATGCGTTGTCGCCAAACCATTGGGTCGTCGGTGGGCCGACGAACAACGGCGGCATTTTACTGCGATGGCTCCGTGACGAATTTGGCAGCCAGGAGCGCGAAGTGGCGAAAAAGCTTGGCATTGATCCGTACGATTTGCTGACAAAATACGCCGAAAGAGTTCCGGCAGGTTCGGAAGGATTGCTGTTTCTTCCATTTTTGTCAGGAGAACGTGCGCCGTACTGGAACGCGAATGCAAGAGGGACATTTTTCGGCATCAGCCTTCATCATAAGCGGGAACATTTTATTCGCGCGGTGATGGAAGGGGTATGTATGAGCGTCTTTTCCGTCGCTCTGGCGATTCGCGATGTCACGGGGCCGCTGTCAGAAATTCGCGTGTCGGGCGGTTTTGCCAAATCCCCGTTTTGGCGGCAAATGCTTGCGGATATGATGGGAAAAGAGCTGTTAGTACCGGAAACGCACGAGGCGTCGGCGTTAGGCGCTGCGGCATTGGCATTGTACGCGCTTGGCGACATCCCATCATTAGATACGGTGAAAACGTGGGTTCATATTTTATCGCGCCATGTGCCAAATGAGAAAAATACGCTTATTTATTCCGAACTATTTGATATGTATATGCGGTTATATGATCGCTTAAAAGATGAGTTTGATGTTATCGCTTCGTTTCAACGGAAGGATTCAGCGTTATGCGTCATGACTAAATCGGTTTAG
- a CDS encoding LacI family DNA-binding transcriptional regulator — MKKVTMADVAKLANVSKSTVSQYLNKRYEYMSEETRKRIARAIEELGYQPNIIARSLKQKTTMTIGVVVFNILHMLTTQVLHAIEEACQQRGFHVIVSNSDDDPEKEKKYIEMLRAKQVDGLIIFPTGKNADVYQKMVEERFPLVFVDRMVPGVKADAILLDNQKAAALAVEYFAERGYERIGVVAPPPVSHIIPRMERIEGFRQALAEKGLPVVDDYFITTEIPYIQKKLARLCASGRLPEALFAINDLTLMEVLHFIKGNHIKVPDELAIISIDDVPFANVYTPTLTTIAQPTFAMGRKAAERLFLQIAKENKHRPQIFRFSPTFIERGSVKEKTS, encoded by the coding sequence TTGAAAAAAGTTACGATGGCTGACGTTGCGAAATTGGCGAATGTTTCGAAAAGCACGGTGTCGCAATATTTAAATAAACGTTATGAATATATGAGCGAGGAAACGAGAAAGCGAATTGCCCGGGCGATTGAAGAGTTAGGATATCAGCCGAATATTATCGCACGCAGCTTAAAACAGAAAACAACAATGACAATCGGAGTGGTTGTCTTCAACATTTTGCACATGCTTACGACGCAGGTGCTGCATGCGATTGAGGAAGCGTGCCAACAGCGCGGTTTCCATGTCATCGTTTCTAATTCCGATGACGATCCGGAGAAAGAAAAGAAATATATTGAGATGCTGCGGGCAAAACAAGTCGATGGCTTGATTATTTTTCCGACAGGAAAAAATGCTGATGTATATCAAAAAATGGTCGAAGAACGGTTTCCGCTCGTGTTCGTTGACCGGATGGTTCCGGGGGTCAAAGCGGATGCGATTCTGCTTGATAATCAAAAGGCTGCTGCCTTGGCAGTCGAGTATTTTGCTGAGCGTGGTTACGAACGAATCGGAGTCGTCGCACCTCCGCCTGTTTCCCACATCATTCCAAGGATGGAGCGCATTGAAGGATTTCGGCAAGCGTTAGCGGAAAAAGGACTTCCAGTTGTTGACGATTATTTTATTACGACGGAGATTCCATATATTCAAAAAAAATTAGCAAGGTTGTGTGCATCTGGACGCTTGCCGGAAGCGTTGTTTGCGATAAATGACTTAACGTTGATGGAAGTTTTGCATTTTATTAAAGGAAATCATATTAAAGTTCCTGACGAACTGGCGATCATTAGCATCGATGATGTTCCGTTTGCCAATGTTTATACTCCGACGCTAACGACAATCGCACAGCCGACGTTTGCCATGGGGAGAAAAGCGGCAGAGCGCCTGTTTTTGCAAATCGCAAAAGAAAACAAGCATCGACCGCAAATTTTTCGCTTTTCGCCTACGTTTATCGAACGAGGGTCGGTAAAAGAAAAAACATCATAG
- a CDS encoding alkaline phosphatase, with product MKNIGQKIISFALIGSLTAGSFAFAAREEEKEKQKSKPIKNVIMMVMDGTSAGATTLARWYKGEPLALDEMASGAVRTYSAESAITDSAPAATAMATGFKSNDKYIGILPSVVNSPSVPSISKERAMKPVANVLEGAELMGKATGIIATSAIQHATPAGFSAHVKHRNLFPDIAEQQVYQNIEVVLGGGKEALLPGSGTNNRKDNENMLEVIKKKGYDVVETRDELLRSTSDKIWGVFADDALAQDMNRPYTRPNEPTLAEMTKKAIDTLSKDKDGFFLFVEGSQPDWAAHANDPVGIISEVLAFDKAVAEALSFAKKRNDTLVIAVTDHGNSGITIGNRNTDQSYPETPVSAYIDPLKKAKMTLEGAMSQLKADKSNLEEVARLYGLDSLTADEKKKLNESKDLRKTLTELLAARANLGFTTSGHTGEDVFLYTYGPNRPIGTFENTDLAHIMAKAMGFQLNDLNKRLFVNAKEKFAAIGATVTIDNTDAQNPKLIVKKGETVAEFPANKNIMIVKNKTYELEGLVVYSAEQFWIPKQAVKLFKQIQ from the coding sequence TTGAAAAACATCGGCCAAAAAATTATCAGTTTTGCGTTAATCGGCTCGCTCACCGCCGGATCTTTTGCTTTCGCAGCGCGCGAAGAAGAAAAGGAAAAGCAAAAATCCAAACCAATTAAAAATGTGATTATGATGGTAATGGATGGAACAAGCGCGGGAGCGACAACATTGGCAAGATGGTATAAAGGGGAACCGCTCGCTTTGGATGAAATGGCAAGCGGCGCTGTTCGGACGTATTCAGCCGAATCGGCAATCACAGACTCTGCCCCGGCTGCCACCGCGATGGCAACCGGATTTAAATCCAATGACAAGTACATCGGCATTCTCCCAAGTGTAGTGAATTCTCCTAGCGTACCGTCCATTTCGAAAGAACGTGCTATGAAGCCGGTCGCAAATGTGCTCGAAGGCGCCGAATTGATGGGGAAAGCAACGGGAATTATCGCAACATCTGCCATTCAACATGCCACGCCGGCAGGCTTCTCCGCCCATGTCAAGCACCGAAACTTGTTTCCGGATATCGCTGAACAGCAAGTGTATCAAAATATCGAAGTCGTTTTAGGCGGCGGGAAAGAAGCGTTACTTCCGGGCAGCGGAACAAATAACCGAAAAGACAATGAAAATATGCTAGAAGTCATTAAGAAAAAAGGATATGATGTCGTGGAAACGCGAGACGAGCTGCTTCGTTCAACATCCGACAAAATTTGGGGCGTGTTTGCCGATGACGCGCTTGCACAAGATATGAACCGTCCTTATACAAGACCTAATGAGCCAACGTTAGCGGAAATGACGAAAAAAGCAATCGATACACTTTCAAAAGATAAAGACGGATTTTTCTTATTTGTGGAAGGCAGCCAGCCGGATTGGGCGGCCCATGCCAATGATCCTGTAGGAATTATCAGCGAAGTGCTAGCCTTTGACAAAGCGGTCGCAGAAGCGCTTTCCTTTGCGAAAAAACGTAACGACACGCTCGTCATTGCCGTAACCGACCACGGCAACAGCGGCATTACGATCGGTAACCGCAACACCGATCAGTCGTACCCTGAAACCCCTGTTTCCGCATATATCGATCCGCTGAAAAAAGCGAAAATGACGCTAGAAGGAGCCATGAGCCAATTAAAAGCGGACAAATCCAATTTAGAAGAAGTTGCCCGTTTATACGGATTAGACTCATTAACCGCCGATGAGAAGAAAAAATTAAACGAATCCAAGGATCTTCGCAAAACATTGACGGAATTGCTGGCCGCACGCGCGAATCTTGGATTTACTACCAGCGGACATACAGGAGAAGATGTATTTCTCTACACCTACGGCCCGAACCGTCCAATCGGCACATTTGAAAATACGGATTTAGCCCACATCATGGCAAAAGCGATGGGCTTTCAATTGAACGATTTAAATAAACGGCTATTTGTCAACGCGAAAGAAAAATTTGCAGCGATAGGAGCGACCGTAACGATCGACAACACAGATGCACAAAATCCTAAGTTGATCGTGAAAAAAGGAGAGACGGTTGCCGAATTTCCTGCAAACAAAAACATCATGATCGTCAAAAACAAAACGTACGAATTAGAAGGGCTTGTTGTTTACAGTGCAGAACAATTTTGGATTCCAAAACAAGCGGTCAAGCTTTTTAAACAAATCCAATAG
- a CDS encoding AEC family transporter — protein MDVLSLILLHVMLPVFLLVGLGALLHRIFHFDMNTLSKLNVYALLPAVGFVNIYESNIDADVLMKVLGFLLVQNGALIAISTAMAKLLKLDRSLSATFQNTIVLNNSGNFGIPVSQLVFHQQPLGLSIQIIVTIFQNFLTNTYGVWNFLSAGKKKGKVAAEFLKNPIIYALLFGLLFRSLHIPVPSFIWNPFQNVANAFLAVALLTLGAQVAYIDFKRFPSLLFLSVFGRLLLSPAVAAMIIFALHLNGVTAQALFITSSYPCSRNTALYAWEYGHHPDYAAQAVLMSTLFSSVTVTMSVYLSKILF, from the coding sequence TTGGATGTTTTGAGCCTCATTCTGCTTCATGTGATGTTACCGGTATTTTTGCTTGTCGGTCTTGGCGCGCTGTTGCATCGCATTTTTCATTTCGATATGAACACATTATCGAAATTAAACGTATATGCGCTATTGCCGGCCGTTGGATTTGTCAACATTTACGAAAGTAACATTGATGCGGATGTGTTGATGAAAGTGTTAGGGTTTTTGTTGGTGCAAAATGGGGCGTTAATTGCCATTAGTACGGCCATGGCAAAACTGCTAAAGCTTGACCGGAGCCTATCCGCTACATTTCAAAATACGATTGTTCTCAACAATTCCGGCAATTTTGGCATTCCGGTAAGCCAGCTTGTGTTTCATCAGCAACCGTTAGGGCTGTCGATTCAAATCATCGTGACGATTTTCCAAAATTTCCTTACAAATACATACGGTGTATGGAATTTTTTATCTGCTGGTAAAAAGAAAGGGAAAGTGGCGGCGGAATTTTTGAAAAACCCAATTATTTATGCGCTTTTGTTTGGACTGCTTTTTCGGTCGTTGCACATTCCGGTTCCATCGTTTATTTGGAATCCCTTTCAAAATGTCGCCAATGCGTTTTTGGCAGTTGCGTTGCTGACGCTGGGAGCGCAAGTAGCCTATATTGATTTCAAACGGTTCCCATCACTGTTGTTTCTTAGCGTTTTCGGGCGCCTCCTTCTTTCGCCGGCGGTTGCTGCTATGATTATTTTTGCATTGCATCTTAATGGAGTGACCGCCCAAGCATTGTTTATCACAAGTTCGTATCCTTGCTCCAGAAACACGGCGCTTTACGCTTGGGAATATGGCCACCATCCAGATTATGCGGCCCAAGCGGTATTGATGTCAACGCTGTTTAGTTCGGTGACGGTGACAATGAGCGTCTATCTCTCGAAAATTTTATTCTAA
- a CDS encoding response regulator, protein MECAIQVLIVEDDKRIAEINRRFVEKVEGYEVVGIATNEQEGKELVKVLQPDLVLLDIYFPDMNGIQFLKWIREHFVNIDIIMITAAREIDTLKQAMHGGVFDYIIKPIMLDRFTETLVKYKKYYHKMHELMKEKEWIGQEEIDQLIRRERISGDTEEELPKGIHRLTLEKVLAVVKQYQDGITAEEVGKLIGASRTTSRRYLEYLVSISQVTADILYGSVGRPERIYKLKR, encoded by the coding sequence ATGGAATGCGCTATTCAAGTGCTCATTGTCGAAGATGATAAACGCATTGCCGAAATTAACCGCCGCTTTGTCGAAAAAGTGGAAGGATATGAAGTGGTCGGGATTGCCACAAATGAACAAGAAGGAAAAGAACTTGTGAAAGTGCTGCAACCTGATTTAGTGCTGCTGGACATTTATTTTCCTGATATGAACGGGATTCAATTTTTAAAATGGATTCGCGAGCATTTTGTAAATATCGATATTATTATGATTACGGCCGCAAGAGAGATTGATACATTGAAACAAGCGATGCATGGCGGAGTGTTTGATTATATTATCAAGCCGATTATGCTCGATCGTTTTACCGAAACATTGGTAAAATACAAAAAATATTATCATAAAATGCATGAGCTGATGAAAGAAAAAGAGTGGATTGGACAAGAGGAAATCGATCAGTTGATTCGACGTGAACGTATCTCTGGCGATACAGAAGAGGAACTGCCAAAAGGAATCCACCGATTGACATTGGAGAAAGTGCTGGCAGTAGTGAAACAATATCAAGATGGCATTACAGCGGAGGAAGTTGGGAAACTCATTGGCGCGAGCCGGACGACATCAAGGAGATATTTAGAATATCTCGTTTCCATTTCTCAAGTGACGGCTGACATTTTATACGGCTCTGTTGGAAGGCCGGAAAGAATTTACAAGCTAAAACGATAA
- a CDS encoding sensor histidine kinase → MKLQTRLIIIICSLLLFVIVFLSFLFQHMFATTLKEQIGMRALNVAETVAATPHIRDAFRKPDPHQQIQPFAEMIRRKTGAEYVVVGNKQGIRYAHPLPDRIGKKMVGGDNDEVLEGKAIISEAVGSLGPAIRGKAPIFDEQGNVIGIVSVGFLLEDIEDIVWSYTAKIFLFSILALLLGIIGAIAIAKTVKKSIHGLEPKEIGALYQEKKAILEAIREGVIAVNHEGIITMVNKTAMALLGCEKEQDVLGKYILHIIPHSRLLEVIRTGEAEYDDEMILGEETVITNRIPIFDKKGSVIGAVSTFRNKSELYRLTKELSQLKSYADALRAQTHEFSNKLYLISGLIQLESYEEALELITKETNMQQDIVRFVMKEIPDPIVGGLLIGKFNRANELKIQFDIDRQSSFKDIPKHLDRDHLVTIIGNIIDNAMEAVLHNGRGEKRVTVFLTDLGDDLIIEVEDNGMGIQEEIAEQIFERGFSTKAKAQRGYGLDLVKKSLKMLGGHITYQSEREKGTVFTIIIPKQRGDYDGMRYSSAHCRR, encoded by the coding sequence ATGAAACTGCAAACGCGGCTGATTATCATTATTTGCTCATTGCTTTTGTTTGTCATCGTTTTTCTTTCTTTTTTATTTCAGCACATGTTTGCGACAACGTTGAAGGAACAAATCGGAATGCGGGCGCTGAACGTAGCGGAAACGGTGGCTGCTACGCCGCACATTCGGGACGCTTTTAGGAAGCCGGACCCGCATCAACAAATTCAGCCGTTTGCAGAAATGATCCGCCGAAAAACGGGTGCGGAGTACGTTGTCGTGGGAAACAAACAAGGAATTCGTTACGCCCATCCGCTTCCGGATCGAATTGGGAAGAAGATGGTCGGGGGAGATAATGATGAGGTGCTTGAGGGAAAAGCGATTATTTCCGAAGCGGTTGGTTCGCTCGGTCCGGCGATACGCGGAAAAGCGCCGATTTTCGATGAACAAGGAAATGTGATTGGCATCGTATCGGTAGGTTTTTTGCTGGAAGATATTGAGGACATCGTTTGGTCATATACCGCAAAAATTTTTTTATTTTCTATCCTTGCGCTATTGTTAGGGATTATTGGAGCAATTGCCATTGCCAAAACGGTGAAAAAATCGATTCATGGATTGGAACCGAAAGAAATCGGGGCATTGTATCAAGAAAAAAAGGCGATTTTGGAAGCGATTCGCGAAGGAGTTATTGCCGTGAATCATGAAGGAATCATTACAATGGTCAACAAAACGGCGATGGCGCTGTTAGGGTGTGAAAAAGAACAGGATGTGCTAGGAAAATATATTTTGCATATTATTCCTCATTCTAGGTTGTTAGAAGTAATTCGAACAGGCGAAGCCGAATATGATGACGAAATGATCTTAGGAGAAGAGACGGTAATTACCAATCGTATTCCGATTTTCGACAAAAAAGGAAGCGTCATCGGGGCAGTATCGACATTTCGCAATAAGTCAGAACTGTACCGGCTGACAAAGGAGCTTTCCCAGCTGAAAAGCTATGCTGATGCACTGCGGGCGCAGACGCACGAGTTTTCCAATAAATTATATCTTATCTCTGGATTAATTCAGCTAGAATCTTATGAAGAAGCGTTGGAACTCATTACAAAAGAAACAAACATGCAGCAGGATATCGTTCGTTTTGTGATGAAAGAAATTCCTGACCCGATTGTCGGAGGGTTATTAATTGGAAAATTTAACCGCGCCAATGAGCTGAAAATTCAATTTGATATCGATCGGCAAAGCAGTTTTAAAGATATTCCAAAGCATTTAGATCGCGATCATCTTGTCACAATTATCGGCAATATTATCGATAATGCCATGGAGGCAGTGTTGCACAATGGGCGTGGCGAAAAGCGGGTAACCGTATTTTTAACTGATCTTGGCGACGATCTAATCATCGAAGTGGAAGATAACGGAATGGGGATTCAGGAGGAGATTGCTGAACAAATATTTGAACGGGGATTTTCCACTAAGGCGAAAGCACAGAGAGGATACGGCCTTGATTTAGTAAAAAAATCGTTAAAGATGCTTGGAGGGCATATTACTTATCAATCAGAGCGAGAAAAAGGAACCGTTTTTACCATTATCATTCCGAAGCAACGGGGGGATTATGATGGAATGCGCTATTCAAGTGCTCATTGTCGAAGATGA
- a CDS encoding tripartite tricarboxylate transporter permease — protein sequence MDALTFLINGFQTALQPHNLFFAFLGVLIGTAVGVLPGIGPMSGVALLIPVTASMTSGLDPAQAATSSIILLAGVYYGAMYGGSTTSILLNTPGESSSVVTTLDGYQMAKQGRAGAALAIAAIGSFVAGIVSLIALVLLAEPLSNLALKFGPAEYFSLMILGLAAVSGLAGNSMTKAWMMTVFGLLLSTIGLDSVSGVARFTYNISFLYGGLEFLTVAVGLFALGEVFKAILHKEKNDGEIAKIGRVLPSKAELKESAGPIARGSLLGFFVGVLPGAGATLASFFSYIMEKKLSKTPEKFGKGTIAGVAAPESANNAASGGAMIPMLTLGIPGSGTTAILMGALIMYNVQPGPLLFDEHPDVAWGLIASMFIGNVMLLILNMPLVKIFAKIIETPTKYLLPLIIAISVFGVYAVQVTTFDVFLLIGFGVLGYLLAEHDFPLAPLVLGLVLGPMIENNMRRALTSSNGDFMVFFEKPISLVLLVMAFLWIVVPFIMKLKGKSIIVNEDM from the coding sequence ATGGATGCACTGACATTTTTAATTAATGGCTTCCAAACAGCGCTGCAGCCGCATAATCTGTTTTTCGCTTTTCTTGGCGTGCTGATCGGTACGGCTGTAGGAGTGCTGCCAGGGATTGGCCCGATGAGCGGGGTAGCGCTGTTAATTCCTGTAACCGCTTCGATGACATCTGGGCTTGACCCAGCCCAAGCGGCGACCAGTTCGATTATTTTGCTTGCCGGCGTCTATTACGGGGCAATGTATGGCGGCTCGACGACGTCCATTTTGTTAAATACGCCTGGAGAGTCTTCCTCTGTTGTTACGACATTGGACGGATATCAAATGGCAAAGCAGGGAAGGGCGGGGGCAGCCTTAGCGATTGCAGCAATCGGTTCGTTTGTTGCAGGGATTGTTTCCTTAATTGCCCTCGTGCTGTTGGCAGAGCCACTTTCCAATTTAGCGTTGAAATTCGGCCCGGCGGAATACTTTTCGCTGATGATTCTCGGATTGGCGGCTGTGAGCGGATTAGCGGGGAACTCGATGACAAAAGCGTGGATGATGACCGTTTTCGGCTTGCTGCTTTCGACGATTGGGCTTGACAGCGTATCAGGCGTAGCGCGGTTTACGTATAATATCTCTTTCTTATACGGCGGCTTGGAATTTTTAACGGTGGCGGTCGGTTTGTTTGCCTTAGGAGAAGTATTCAAAGCCATTCTTCATAAAGAGAAAAATGACGGCGAAATCGCAAAAATTGGCCGTGTCCTTCCGTCGAAAGCAGAGCTGAAAGAAAGCGCGGGACCAATTGCGCGCGGATCGCTGCTAGGTTTTTTTGTTGGCGTATTGCCGGGTGCGGGGGCAACGCTTGCCTCGTTTTTCTCTTATATCATGGAAAAGAAATTAAGCAAAACACCTGAGAAATTCGGAAAAGGAACGATTGCCGGCGTGGCGGCGCCGGAATCAGCGAACAATGCCGCTTCAGGAGGGGCGATGATCCCAATGTTGACGCTCGGAATCCCTGGCTCGGGGACGACGGCGATTTTAATGGGCGCATTAATTATGTATAACGTCCAGCCTGGCCCGCTCCTTTTCGACGAACATCCGGATGTCGCTTGGGGGCTCATTGCCAGCATGTTTATCGGCAATGTGATGTTGCTGATTTTAAACATGCCGCTTGTCAAGATATTTGCGAAAATCATTGAAACGCCGACTAAGTACTTGCTGCCGCTTATTATTGCGATTTCTGTTTTTGGCGTGTATGCGGTGCAAGTGACAACATTTGATGTGTTTTTACTCATTGGGTTTGGCGTGTTAGGTTATTTGCTTGCGGAGCATGATTTTCCACTCGCCCCGCTTGTATTAGGGCTTGTGCTTGGTCCAATGATTGAAAATAACATGAGAAGAGCGCTTACTTCGTCGAACGGCGATTTTATGGTATTTTTCGAAAAACCAATCTCGCTTGTATTGCTTGTCATGGCGTTTTTGTGGATTGTTGTACCGTTTATCATGAAATTAAAAGGAAAGTCGATCATCGTAAACGAAGATATGTAG
- a CDS encoding tripartite tricarboxylate transporter TctB family protein, with translation MSKTFDRIAAVAFLAVGFLFMVESLRISKSAYGSAVGPNVFPFLLGLILALLSIKLLFETTRYAHSGSQKQPLQYKKFFIILLAAILYAALLETIGYVITTFAFLVVGFQTMEKGALWKSALLAACFSLGVYVLYAKLLQGTLPSWPIWLQ, from the coding sequence GTGAGCAAAACGTTTGATCGCATTGCTGCCGTCGCCTTTTTAGCCGTTGGCTTCTTGTTTATGGTGGAAAGTCTGCGAATCTCAAAGAGCGCGTATGGGAGTGCCGTTGGACCAAACGTGTTTCCGTTTTTGCTAGGACTTATTCTTGCGCTATTGAGCATTAAGCTGCTATTCGAAACGACAAGATATGCACATTCAGGAAGCCAAAAGCAGCCGCTGCAATATAAAAAATTTTTCATCATTTTGCTTGCCGCTATTCTCTATGCTGCTTTATTAGAAACGATCGGCTATGTGATTACCACTTTCGCATTCCTTGTTGTTGGATTTCAGACAATGGAAAAAGGTGCGCTGTGGAAATCGGCGTTGCTTGCCGCTTGTTTTTCGCTTGGGGTGTACGTGCTATACGCCAAGCTGTTGCAAGGAACGCTGCCTAGCTGGCCGATTTGGTTGCAGTAA
- a CDS encoding tripartite tricarboxylate transporter substrate binding protein, whose product MKKRWSLLIIGGLLLVLAACTATTKLSNKQANYPTKPIVFVAPSGAGGGWDLTARAITKVLSKTGLVKQTMTVENRPGGGGAVFMAEYATQDKNNDYKLFVNSPPIIINNLKAEGNSPFGYKDTTPLAQLTKDFGAIVVRSDSKFQSLSQLLDAIKQKPKSVTVAGGSAPGSMDHLVAILPIYKSGIDPKTVKYVSYDGGGEAMAALLGGNADVIATDVSSVGEYVKAGKVRVLAVSAPERLGGVLKDVPTMKELGIDAEFTIWRGVFGPKQMSDDAKKFWDNAFKKLSEHEKWKEELKKQGWEAEYRSSEEFTKFLQEQEQLISDMLKSLGMHK is encoded by the coding sequence ATGAAAAAGCGGTGGAGTTTGTTGATTATAGGGGGACTCTTGTTGGTGTTGGCAGCTTGCACTGCGACGACAAAGCTGTCTAACAAACAAGCAAATTATCCAACAAAGCCGATTGTGTTTGTTGCTCCTTCAGGAGCTGGGGGAGGCTGGGATTTGACAGCTAGGGCGATTACGAAAGTATTAAGTAAAACTGGTTTAGTCAAACAGACGATGACAGTGGAGAATAGACCGGGCGGAGGTGGAGCCGTGTTTATGGCGGAATACGCGACACAAGATAAAAATAACGACTATAAACTATTTGTCAATTCTCCGCCGATCATTATTAACAACTTAAAAGCGGAAGGAAACAGCCCATTCGGTTATAAAGATACAACACCGCTTGCCCAGCTAACCAAAGATTTTGGAGCGATCGTGGTCAGATCGGATTCAAAATTTCAGTCATTGTCTCAATTATTGGATGCGATTAAGCAAAAGCCGAAGTCGGTGACGGTGGCCGGTGGATCTGCGCCAGGGTCGATGGATCATTTAGTTGCGATTCTTCCTATCTATAAATCTGGTATTGATCCGAAAACAGTGAAATACGTGTCGTACGACGGCGGCGGGGAAGCAATGGCGGCGCTGCTTGGCGGGAATGCTGATGTCATTGCAACGGACGTTTCTTCTGTCGGGGAATATGTAAAAGCAGGAAAAGTGCGGGTGCTTGCTGTTTCTGCGCCGGAGCGTCTTGGCGGTGTTTTGAAAGACGTGCCGACGATGAAAGAGCTTGGCATTGACGCGGAATTTACGATTTGGCGCGGCGTCTTTGGTCCAAAACAAATGTCTGACGATGCGAAAAAGTTTTGGGATAATGCATTCAAAAAATTATCCGAGCATGAAAAATGGAAAGAGGAGCTGAAAAAGCAAGGATGGGAAGCAGAATATAGAAGTTCGGAAGAATTTACAAAATTTTTGCAAGAGCAAGAACAACTCATTAGCGACATGTTAAAATCGCTCGGAATGCATAAGTAA